The Streptomyces sp. NBC_00162 sequence CGACGACCCGACCCGCGCCGCCGACCTGGCCGGAATCCTGGCCGAGGAGCAGGTCCGCCTTGTCCTCCACCCGGAGACCTTGAACCGCTACGCGTAACTGACCGCTCAGCGACCCAGCCGGGACGCGAGCCCGTCGAGCACGCAGTCCAGGCCGAACGCGAACTCGACGTCGGGGTCGAGTTCCTCGGCTTCGAGGACGCGGCGGGCGAGCATCGGGTGTTCGCCCGCCGCGAGGACCTCGCTGATGTAGGGGCCGACGCTGCGCTGCCACTCCTCCTCGCTGAGCCCGGTGCGTTGCTCCGCGCGTCGAAGGGCCTGCTGGGCGGCGACCGAACCCAGCACGTACGCGTGCACGGCGCCGAGCGCCTGCGAGGCCAGGGTGATGTCGGGCGTGAGCGCGACGGCGGCGCGCAGCGCGGACTCGGACCGCCGCAACGAGTTGGGGCCGAGCGCGG is a genomic window containing:
- a CDS encoding TetR/AcrR family transcriptional regulator C-terminal domain-containing protein, with product MVDAAQGEDPLPESAENWRADLGAVANALRATLLRHPWLAGELAGRPALGPNSLRRSESALRAAVALTPDITLASQALGAVHAYVLGSVAAQQALRRAEQRTGLSEEEWQRSVGPYISEVLAAGEHPMLARRVLEAEELDPDVEFAFGLDCVLDGLASRLGR